Proteins co-encoded in one Pleurodeles waltl isolate 20211129_DDA chromosome 2_2, aPleWal1.hap1.20221129, whole genome shotgun sequence genomic window:
- the LOC138276852 gene encoding uncharacterized protein — MEQKHMGLQQCEGENPIEPSSAEIHTDEHTEEEKKEDIDRGLIILPDGAKNQHTEEIPRVEIYPHEVNLPASSLEMEDGSVPSPPEKKANKKRTSKLIFVSYSSDSSFLERKFVSETVRQLKENNLAGDIWFDADEVILFSPMWVFHRLEVVEKCRAAIIFLSESYFSCPMSVLESKILFERSNSAEKPPKVFPILFTSVEIPKTLSTLFRGAIDLTGAKLMKTSLSEKCSLVIGNLSSEIDKYSIIRTPFQFNPPCPTETKGEFRRKSLVTWRVEDVQEWLAHLGIREFYQQMFAENTVDGYLLLSLNDESLLQCLV, encoded by the exons acagaggaagagaaaaaagaagacatCGACAGAGGTCTTATCATTTTGCCAGATGGTGCTAAGAATCAACACACTGAGGAGATTCCACGAGTGGAAATTTATCCTCATGAAGTGAATCTACCTGCAAGTTCCTTAGAAATGGAGGATGGGTCTGTTCCTTCACCTCCagagaaaaaagcaaacaaaaaaagaacttCGAAGCTAATTTTCGTTTCGTACTCTTCAGACTCAAGTTTTCTGGAACGGAAGTTTGTGAGCGAAACTGTCCGCCAGCTGAAGGAAAACAATTTAGCAGGAGACATTTGGTTCGATGCGGACGAAGTCATTCTGTTTTCTCCAATGTGGGTGTTCCATCGACTGGAAGTCGTTGAAAAATGCAGAGCAGCCATCATTTTTCTATCAGAATCGTATTTTTCATGCCCCATGTCTGTTCTGGAGAGTAAGATTTTATTTGAACGATCAAATAGTGCCGAGAAGCCGCCtaaggtttttcccattctgttcaCATCGGTTGAGATCCCCAAAACCCTCTCTACCCTATTCCGTGGGGCAATAGACTTAACGGGTGCCAAACTCATGAAAACAAGCCTTTCTGAGAAATGTTCACTAGTGATAGGCAACTTGAGTTCTGAAATAGACAAGTATTCAATAATTAGAACACCTTTCCAGTTTAACCCACCATGTCCCACGGAGACCAAGGGAGAATTTAGACGAAAGAGCCTTGTGACCTGGAGAGTGGAAGATGTTCAGGAATGGTTAGCGCATCTTGGAATTCGAGAATTTTATCAGCAGATGTTTGCAGAAAATACAGTGGATGGTTACCTTCTGTTGTCTCTGAATGATGAGTCGCTGTTACAATGCTTAG TCTGA